In the Cellvibrio sp. KY-GH-1 genome, CATGTTGTTCAGATCGGTGACTTTCTCATCAAAACTAAATAACACCAGCATCAATACATTTTTGGGGTCGCACTGGATTTTGAATTGGATATCGGAGTAGCGCGATAAATCCGCCTGAACGAAAGACTGAATTGCATCAACAAAATAAAGCGAATAATGGGTGTAAGGAAAGGGAGTGTTGGAATCAAGAAAGAATTCATACTCCACAGTCCCCACTTCATTTTTTACGGTCAGCCGGGTGTTCCCAACCGGTGTTTTTGGTTCCGTAGCCGACGCCCACAGCAAACTGGCATCACGTGCGGGAAACAGTGAAACACTCAAATGCGACTTTACAAGCCCACCATAAACAAGCGCGAGGGTTAGCAGCACCAGTGCCAAAAACGCCAAGACTGCATTGCGATAAAACTTCAACATAGCTGATCAACCAAGCAGATTCGTAGGTAATTGTTTTTTGCCGACTCTGGTTGAGATGCGCTCGCCTGCCTGGCAAGGTTGAACCACGGGAACCGCCGGAACGGTCATGACTATTAATGGTTGTGGTTGCTATCCGCATTATTCTCGTTATGGTTCGGATATTGCCCCCCTGAAAATGGCCCGCCCTTTTCGTGGGGTATGCTTATATCATGTCATACTGTAAGACATATCGGCAATGAGCCCATTTCACAGCCCGCAAGAATTTTTATTCATATAGGGCGCCAGGATGCGGCGACTAACCGGGTAAATCGTTTCGATATCGCCGCTCAATCTGCTAATATGCGCGCCTTTTTTTCGTTTCCGGCCCGGTTTTCGGGCCTACACTTGAGCGTTAACGCAATCGGGCAAATGATATGGCAAGAAAAGTTGCAGTGATTATGGGTTCCAAGAGCGATTGGGCCACTATGCAGGCGGCGGTCGAGATTCTGGAACAGATGGGCGTGGAATATCACACCGAAGTTGTATCGGCCCATCGCACCCCGCAAAAGCTCACTGAATTTGCTGAGTCCGCAGTCGATAACGGCTATGCGGTGATTATCGCTGGTGCCGGCGGCGCCGCCCATTTGCCCGGGATGGTTGCTGCCCACACTCGCTTGCCAGTATTGGGTGTGCCCGTACAGAGCAAGGCGCTGAGCGGCGTTGATAGCCTTTATTCCATCGTGCAAATGCCTAAAGGTGTTGCCGTGGGTACCTTGGCGATTGGGGTTGCCGGTGCATTTAATGCTGGCCTCTTGGCGTGCCAAATTCTAGCCGTGACAGATGCGAGCCTGGCTGCGAAGATCGAGCAATTCCGCCAGGATCAAACACAGGCAGTGCTGGACAACCCCGATCCGCGCGATCAATAAGCTGAGCGAGGGTTTTATGAGCCAACGTATTTGGATTTTGGGCGCAGGCCAATTAGGTGCCATGCTGAAACATGCAGGCATGCCGCTGGATTTGGATGTGTGCCCCGTCGATATAAATGAAGCTACTGCGCCAGCATTAGCGGCCAATGACCTGGTGACCGCCGAACGTGAGCAGTGGCCGGAGACCCTGGTCACCAATGCCCTTGCGCAACACACCCGCTTCATTAATAAGAATGTCTTTGGCCGTTTGGCGGATCGCAAAACCCAAAAAGAGTTAATCGACACCCTCGGTATAGCCACTGCCCCTTGGCGTAATGTCGCCGGAGATATCACCGCCAATGAACTGCGCGATCAGCTGGGCGAGCGCGTGCTACTCAAACGTCGCACCGGTGGTTACGACGGCAAAGGGCAACACTGGTTGCGCACCGACGATGACCAGGTACCTGAAGATTGGCAAGGCGAAGCTATCGCCGAACAGGCTATCAACTTTGACGAGGAAGTATCTCTGGTTGGGGTGCGCAATGCTGCCGGCGACTGCGTTTTTTATCCGCTTACGCTCAACCTTCATTTGAACGGTATTCTCTACGCCTCTGTTGCCCCCCTCGCCCGCTTGCAAGCATTGCAGGCGCAGGCCGAAGAGATGCTCGGCAAAATTCTGAATGCCTTGGATTACGTCGGTGTTATGGCGATGGAAACCTTCCGGGTTGGCGACAAACTACTTATCAACGAGTTGGCCCCGCGCGTGCACAACTCCGGCCATTGGACCCAGGCCGGCGCCAGCATCAGCCAATTTGAATATCATCTGCGCGCTGTAGCCAACATGGCGACGCCGGAGCCACAAGTTGTAGGGCAGAATGTCATGATTAACCTGATCGGCACCGACTATAACCCAGCTTGGCGCGACCTTTCTTGTGCCCGCACCTATTGGTATGGCAAGGAAGTACGGCCGGGCCGTAAAGTGGGACATATCAATATTGTGGGCAATACGGTCACCGAAGTGCGCGAAACTCTGGTTTTACTGGGGGATTTGCTGCCCGACCAGCATTATTCGCAAGCCATTGAATGGAGCCTGGCGGCGCTGGAGTCGCTCTAAGACTCGCAGGCCGGAACCCGCTCAACAGATTGCAGCCTAAGGTCTAGTCAGCCAAGGATCCTTTTTGTTAGATTTGGTTAATCTTTGCATCATTGCCTGGGGGGCCTGTGGTAACGTCCGCCCCCCGGATCATCACAAGGAACCTGCCGATGCTCACTCTCCATATTGCCAACAAAAACTACTCGTCCTGGTCGCTGCGCCCCTGGGTATTAATGCGCGCGCTCAACATTCCTTTTATCGAACAGATACATCCGCTGGAAGTTGGCACCAGTTGGGCAAGCTACCGCAGCTTCTCCCCCACGGGGCGGGTACCCTGCCTGGTTGATGGTGAACAAACCGTTTGGGATTCCCTCGCCATTACCGAATACCTTGCTGAAACCTATCCCCTGGTGTGGCCCACCGATAAAAGTGCCCGCGCCTGGGCGCGCTCGGTCAGCGCCGAAATGCACTCCGGCTTTCAAACCTTGCGCAATACCTGCGGTATGAGCTGCGGCCATCGCGTTC is a window encoding:
- the purE gene encoding 5-(carboxyamino)imidazole ribonucleotide mutase, with product MARKVAVIMGSKSDWATMQAAVEILEQMGVEYHTEVVSAHRTPQKLTEFAESAVDNGYAVIIAGAGGAAHLPGMVAAHTRLPVLGVPVQSKALSGVDSLYSIVQMPKGVAVGTLAIGVAGAFNAGLLACQILAVTDASLAAKIEQFRQDQTQAVLDNPDPRDQ
- the purK gene encoding 5-(carboxyamino)imidazole ribonucleotide synthase, giving the protein MSQRIWILGAGQLGAMLKHAGMPLDLDVCPVDINEATAPALAANDLVTAEREQWPETLVTNALAQHTRFINKNVFGRLADRKTQKELIDTLGIATAPWRNVAGDITANELRDQLGERVLLKRRTGGYDGKGQHWLRTDDDQVPEDWQGEAIAEQAINFDEEVSLVGVRNAAGDCVFYPLTLNLHLNGILYASVAPLARLQALQAQAEEMLGKILNALDYVGVMAMETFRVGDKLLINELAPRVHNSGHWTQAGASISQFEYHLRAVANMATPEPQVVGQNVMINLIGTDYNPAWRDLSCARTYWYGKEVRPGRKVGHINIVGNTVTEVRETLVLLGDLLPDQHYSQAIEWSLAALESL
- a CDS encoding glutathione S-transferase family protein, with product MLTLHIANKNYSSWSLRPWVLMRALNIPFIEQIHPLEVGTSWASYRSFSPTGRVPCLVDGEQTVWDSLAITEYLAETYPLVWPTDKSARAWARSVSAEMHSGFQTLRNTCGMSCGHRVQLHAMSPALQKDIDRINEIWNQGLAKFGGPFLAGKSFTAADAFFAPVAFRFQTYGIPATGAAAGYLQQLLALPAMLEWYGAGLKETWREPDHETEILAAGKLIADLRVGG